One window of Methanogenium organophilum genomic DNA carries:
- a CDS encoding transcription factor: MVEETDILENPAVRAYLIRMVGEEGLTLLENFDRTIEKTDEELAEETEINLNSVRNTLYTLYGKRLAQYRREKNQETGWLTYKWKLRLDNLNDALTDDMEDALEKLSSRERYEDENDFYICNNCGIVYTFNDALALEFNCRCGTHMEHYDNELLLNVLKKRVAAMKTTLGKV; this comes from the coding sequence ATGGTAGAGGAGACAGACATTCTGGAAAATCCAGCGGTTCGTGCATATCTTATCCGTATGGTGGGAGAAGAAGGGCTGACCCTTCTGGAAAACTTTGACCGTACTATTGAAAAAACGGACGAGGAACTGGCTGAGGAGACAGAAATTAACCTCAACTCGGTCAGAAATACATTATATACACTTTACGGAAAACGTCTCGCCCAATACCGGCGGGAGAAAAATCAGGAGACCGGGTGGCTCACCTACAAGTGGAAACTCAGGCTGGATAACCTGAACGATGCCCTCACCGACGATATGGAGGATGCACTAGAGAAACTATCCTCACGGGAACGGTACGAAGACGAAAATGACTTCTACATCTGTAACAATTGCGGTATTGTATATACGTTCAATGACGCCCTTGCACTCGAGTTCAACTGCCGGTGCGGGACCCACATGGAACATTATGACAATGAACTCCTTCTCAATGTACTCAAAAAGCGCGTTGCTGCGATGAAGACTACACTGGGCAAAGTCTGA
- a CDS encoding HDIG domain-containing metalloprotein has product MLPAEDPFLFLRRAGCPDNVIAHCHVVHDLACRYAESRPVDRELVSWGAALHDIGRSETHSLAHGQVGADICRRYGLPEEVARIVECHIGAGLTAEECRAEGLKPIDCVPKTPEEKIVAHADNRVRGTTVITIEERIASASGKLPDNILRRIKALADDVEQL; this is encoded by the coding sequence ATGCTTCCGGCAGAAGACCCATTTTTATTTCTCCGCAGGGCTGGTTGTCCCGATAATGTGATCGCCCATTGCCATGTGGTACATGACCTTGCCTGCCGGTATGCAGAATCACGCCCGGTGGATAGGGAGCTTGTCTCCTGGGGTGCAGCTCTCCATGACATCGGCAGATCAGAGACCCATTCCCTTGCCCATGGACAGGTGGGTGCAGATATCTGCCGGAGGTATGGCCTTCCTGAGGAGGTGGCACGCATTGTAGAGTGCCACATTGGCGCAGGACTCACCGCAGAGGAGTGCAGGGCAGAGGGGCTGAAACCGATTGACTGTGTCCCAAAGACACCGGAAGAGAAGATTGTTGCACATGCGGACAACCGGGTCAGAGGCACAACAGTGATTACGATTGAGGAACGTATTGCATCTGCTTCCGGGAAACTACCGGACAATATTCTCAGGCGTATTAAAGCCCTTGCAGACGATGTTGAACAGCTCTGA
- a CDS encoding regulator of amino acid metabolism, contains ACT domain protein: protein MWAEILDIFSDSPSQAQVVRFLLENGLGINERGRVTVNGIEIPATHLSKKIGTDRRVVDATVKRILSNPTISEIFLNLRATPDVSRIAESLGLTVITVMPDDAEQKGVVGDAVRVIADNGISIRQIFVTDSHLSEDPKLVIVVDETLPPFVYEALRALPQVKKLIIE from the coding sequence ATGTGGGCAGAGATACTGGATATATTCAGTGATTCGCCTTCCCAGGCGCAGGTTGTTCGATTTCTTCTGGAAAACGGTCTTGGGATTAATGAGCGGGGCCGTGTCACGGTAAATGGTATAGAAATCCCCGCGACCCATCTCTCAAAGAAGATTGGAACCGATCGGCGGGTCGTCGATGCGACGGTGAAACGAATTCTCTCGAATCCTACCATATCCGAGATTTTCCTCAACCTCAGGGCTACGCCTGACGTCAGCCGTATCGCAGAGTCTCTCGGTCTCACGGTAATCACCGTAATGCCGGATGACGCAGAACAAAAAGGAGTTGTGGGTGATGCTGTCAGGGTCATCGCGGATAATGGCATTTCCATTCGCCAGATCTTTGTGACCGACTCACACCTCTCAGAAGACCCGAAGCTCGTTATCGTGGTGGATGAAACCCTTCCGCCATTTGTCTATGAAGCCCTGCGTGCTCTTCCCCAGGTAAAAAAACTGATTATTGAATAA
- a CDS encoding sensor histidine kinase has protein sequence MEKDERHYRSLQSSFGLVIFLVFIVLTVAVSAILFTSVENSIFSQFDEKMDSTTITVTHSAILADKGLILYEKAYDQQLEDAFVPFLAAYNQSGGNPAAIDLDALKAEMERSDWEIDLYIINEAGVIEYTTFEPDKGFDFSTFPTFCSSITRIREGDTFVADRVCSSLAVPETGKKYAYMPTPDHKYLLELSFTSEKFMEGRKDFPYTAITKMLMGDESAIREVSVFDITYRQLAGHGTSAQGDTLTHVKQVYADKVGFDVVDRENETITRYIYIDLENDEYPSSSQMDLVGEIVFSTLPLHESINSLLFYVVILCLLGVGIGVFFAYYVSYYMTRPVKAIIADVDYIAEGHLDHPIQEARSAETENLRRSVNILVERLKCEIQRLKKTSSELDSELKRTQEVEKALMNANRKLGLLSGITRHDLLNQIRALSMISALLKEEIGCEKKAEQPLRIMDDVITTMENQITFTREYHALGSKTAEWMNVGSLVAEVAEVPDFHHISTEITTGSLEVFADPLLKRVIYNLFDNAVRHGGGVTRMTVSFREEEDGGLLVFEDDGSGVPDHMKDKIFWKKIGKNTGYGLFLVREILSITGMSIRESGKKGIGARFEIRVPHEFYLFKN, from the coding sequence ATGGAAAAAGATGAGAGACATTACCGTTCCCTTCAGTCCAGTTTTGGTCTCGTCATCTTCCTCGTATTTATTGTTCTGACCGTCGCTGTTTCTGCAATTCTCTTCACCTCTGTCGAGAATAGTATATTTTCCCAGTTTGACGAGAAGATGGACAGTACGACGATCACCGTAACCCATTCTGCGATTCTTGCAGATAAAGGGCTCATCCTCTATGAAAAAGCCTATGACCAGCAGCTTGAGGATGCCTTTGTTCCGTTTCTTGCGGCATACAATCAGTCAGGCGGAAACCCTGCTGCAATAGATCTCGATGCCCTTAAAGCTGAGATGGAGCGTTCTGACTGGGAGATAGACCTATACATTATCAATGAAGCGGGCGTGATTGAATACACTACATTTGAGCCGGACAAAGGGTTCGATTTCAGCACATTCCCTACGTTTTGTTCATCAATCACCAGAATCAGAGAGGGAGACACTTTTGTCGCAGACCGGGTCTGCTCCAGTCTCGCTGTTCCTGAAACCGGAAAAAAATATGCCTATATGCCTACACCTGACCACAAGTATCTGCTTGAATTAAGTTTCACCTCTGAGAAATTTATGGAAGGACGCAAGGACTTTCCCTATACTGCCATCACAAAAATGCTGATGGGGGATGAATCGGCCATTCGTGAGGTTTCAGTCTTTGACATCACCTACCGCCAACTGGCAGGGCATGGTACCTCTGCACAGGGGGATACTCTTACTCATGTAAAACAGGTATATGCCGACAAGGTGGGGTTTGATGTTGTCGATAGGGAGAACGAAACCATTACGCGGTATATCTATATTGATCTGGAAAACGATGAATATCCGTCATCTTCCCAGATGGATCTCGTCGGTGAGATTGTCTTTTCGACATTGCCCCTTCATGAATCAATAAATTCCCTGCTCTTTTATGTGGTCATTCTTTGTCTCCTTGGTGTGGGAATTGGGGTATTTTTTGCATATTATGTCTCGTATTACATGACCCGGCCGGTAAAGGCGATTATCGCTGATGTTGACTATATCGCAGAAGGGCATCTGGATCACCCGATACAGGAGGCACGGTCCGCGGAGACGGAGAACCTCAGGCGAAGTGTAAATATTCTTGTCGAACGCCTGAAGTGTGAAATTCAGAGGTTGAAGAAAACATCCAGTGAACTCGATTCTGAACTGAAACGGACACAGGAGGTGGAGAAAGCACTGATGAATGCAAACCGGAAACTGGGGCTGCTCTCAGGTATTACCCGGCATGACCTTCTGAATCAGATCCGTGCGCTTTCGATGATCTCAGCACTGCTCAAAGAAGAGATTGGGTGCGAGAAAAAAGCGGAGCAACCCCTGAGAATTATGGACGATGTGATCACGACAATGGAGAACCAGATCACCTTCACACGCGAGTATCATGCGCTGGGATCAAAGACTGCTGAATGGATGAATGTCGGGTCATTGGTGGCAGAAGTTGCAGAAGTCCCGGATTTCCATCATATTTCAACTGAGATCACCACCGGCAGTCTTGAGGTGTTTGCGGACCCGCTGCTGAAACGTGTCATCTATAATCTGTTTGACAATGCCGTGCGCCATGGGGGAGGGGTGACCCGGATGACCGTTTCTTTCCGTGAAGAGGAGGATGGCGGTCTGCTTGTCTTTGAGGACGATGGAAGCGGTGTGCCGGACCATATGAAAGATAAGATATTCTGGAAAAAGATCGGTAAAAACACCGGGTATGGGCTCTTTCTGGTGCGGGAAATTCTCTCCATTACCGGTATGAGCATCCGTGAGAGCGGGAAGAAAGGAATCGGGGCGCGCTTTGAGATACGTGTGCCCCATGAGTTTTATCTGTTTAAGAATTAA
- a CDS encoding TIGR04083 family peptide-modifying radical SAM enzyme: MKSPFHVMLIPTLGCPGNCAYCWSSEEDSPVMSMEIIKEVAAWIRDFDDRQVTVTFHGGEPLLAGAEFYREAFPLLSEELAHLKPAFAIQTNLWRMTPEIAQIFAEYQVPIGSSIDGPKEINDVQRGDGYFDKTMHGYQIARENGLNVRFICTFTSYSVEFREEIFNYFMQNGLTLKLHPALPSLRGDDPEKWALAPEKYGDLLIYLLDKYLENLNTAEIMNINDLFKSVFTRTGTVCTFNDCMGNTFAVGPDGSIYPCYRFVGMPEWVMGNVRDHPTKADLAESRAWKLMHAFKDFVDENCKDCKHIHYCRGGCPYNAITPTGGEVKAVDPHCPAYNQIFDELNDRLNKELFGTDAMAMGMGGSRRRQRNRKAGIMDLMQKIVSE, from the coding sequence ATGAAAAGTCCCTTCCATGTGATGCTGATACCAACCCTTGGCTGTCCGGGCAACTGCGCCTACTGCTGGAGTTCAGAAGAGGACTCACCGGTGATGAGCATGGAGATCATCAAAGAAGTGGCCGCCTGGATCAGGGATTTTGACGACCGGCAGGTAACTGTCACATTCCATGGAGGAGAACCACTGCTTGCAGGGGCTGAGTTCTACCGTGAGGCATTTCCGCTTCTCTCAGAGGAACTTGCACACCTGAAACCGGCATTTGCCATTCAGACCAATCTCTGGCGGATGACACCCGAAATTGCACAGATATTTGCTGAATATCAGGTCCCAATCGGGTCCTCCATTGATGGCCCAAAAGAGATCAACGATGTACAGCGGGGTGACGGCTATTTTGATAAGACCATGCACGGCTACCAGATTGCACGCGAAAACGGTCTCAATGTGCGGTTTATCTGCACCTTCACCTCATATTCTGTTGAATTCCGTGAGGAGATATTCAACTACTTCATGCAGAACGGACTTACGCTCAAACTCCACCCGGCACTCCCGTCCCTGCGGGGAGACGACCCGGAAAAATGGGCTCTCGCACCGGAAAAATACGGAGACCTCCTCATCTACCTCCTCGACAAATATCTGGAGAACCTGAACACTGCAGAAATAATGAATATTAACGATCTCTTCAAATCTGTCTTTACACGAACAGGGACAGTCTGCACCTTCAACGACTGTATGGGAAACACTTTCGCCGTCGGCCCGGACGGCAGCATTTACCCCTGCTACCGGTTTGTAGGTATGCCCGAGTGGGTAATGGGAAATGTACGTGACCATCCGACAAAAGCGGATCTCGCAGAATCACGCGCATGGAAACTGATGCATGCATTCAAGGACTTCGTTGATGAAAACTGCAAAGACTGTAAGCATATTCACTACTGCCGCGGCGGCTGCCCCTACAATGCCATCACCCCGACGGGAGGGGAAGTAAAAGCGGTTGATCCTCACTGCCCGGCATATAACCAGATATTTGACGAACTTAATGACCGACTGAATAAAGAACTCTTTGGAACCGACGCAATGGCAATGGGCATGGGCGGATCACGACGCAGACAGCGAAATCGTAAAGCGGGGATTATGGACCTTATGCAGAAGATCGTGTCGGAATAA